A single Bosea sp. PAMC 26642 DNA region contains:
- the rpsJ gene encoding 30S ribosomal protein S10 codes for MNGQNIRIRLKAFDHRILDASTREIVSTAKRTGAQVRGPIPLPTLIEKFTVNRSPHIDKKSREQFEMRTHKRVLDIVDPTPQTVDALMKLDLAAGVDVEIKL; via the coding sequence ATGAACGGTCAGAACATCCGCATCCGCCTCAAGGCGTTCGACCACCGCATTCTCGACGCTTCGACGCGCGAGATCGTGTCGACGGCCAAGAGGACGGGCGCACAGGTCCGCGGACCGATCCCGCTGCCGACGCTCATCGAGAAGTTCACGGTCAACCGCTCGCCGCACATCGACAAGAAGTCGCGCGAGCAGTTCGAGATGCGGACCCACAAGCGCGTGCTCGATATCGTCGACCCGACACCTCAGACGGTCGACGCCCTCATGAAGCTCGATCTCGCCGCCGGCGTCGACGTCGAAATCAAGCTCTGA
- the tuf gene encoding elongation factor Tu, producing the protein MAKEKFARTKPHCNIGTIGHVDHGKTSLTAAITKVLAESGGATFTAYDQIDKAPEEKARGITISTAHVEYETVARHYAHVDCPGHADYVKNMITGAAQMDGAILVVSAADGPMPQTREHILLARQVGVPALVVFMNKVDLVDDAELLELVEMEIRELLSKYDFPGDDIPITKGSAKVALDNGDKVIGHDAVLALMKTVDEYIPQPARPLDLPFLMPVEDVFSISGRGTVVTGRVERGIVKVGEEIEIVGLKDTVKTTVTGVEMFRKLLDQGQAGDNIGALLRGTKREDVERGQILCKPGSVKPHTKFKAEAYILTKEEGGRHTPFFTNYRPQFYFRTTDVTGVVHLPEGTEMVMPGDNIAMEVHLIVPIAMEEKLRFAIREGGRTVGAGVVASIIA; encoded by the coding sequence ATGGCCAAAGAGAAATTCGCGCGCACGAAGCCGCATTGCAACATTGGAACGATTGGTCACGTCGACCATGGCAAGACGTCTTTGACGGCTGCGATCACGAAGGTTCTGGCGGAGTCGGGTGGTGCCACGTTCACGGCGTATGACCAGATCGACAAGGCTCCCGAGGAGAAGGCCCGCGGCATCACGATCTCGACCGCTCACGTCGAGTACGAGACGGTCGCGCGCCACTACGCCCACGTCGACTGCCCCGGCCACGCCGACTATGTGAAGAACATGATCACGGGTGCGGCGCAGATGGACGGCGCGATCCTGGTGGTGTCGGCGGCCGACGGCCCGATGCCGCAGACCCGCGAGCACATCCTGCTGGCGCGCCAGGTCGGCGTGCCCGCGCTGGTGGTGTTCATGAACAAGGTCGATCTCGTCGACGACGCCGAGCTGCTCGAGCTCGTCGAGATGGAGATCCGCGAGCTTCTGTCGAAGTACGACTTCCCCGGCGACGACATCCCGATCACCAAGGGTTCGGCCAAGGTCGCGCTCGACAATGGCGACAAGGTCATCGGCCATGACGCGGTTCTGGCGCTGATGAAGACGGTCGACGAGTACATCCCGCAGCCGGCGCGTCCGCTGGACCTGCCGTTCCTGATGCCGGTCGAGGACGTGTTCTCGATCTCGGGCCGCGGCACGGTGGTGACGGGTCGCGTCGAGCGCGGCATCGTCAAGGTCGGCGAGGAAATCGAGATCGTTGGCCTGAAGGACACGGTCAAGACGACGGTCACCGGCGTCGAGATGTTCCGCAAGCTGCTCGACCAGGGCCAGGCCGGCGACAACATCGGCGCGCTGCTGCGCGGCACCAAGCGCGAGGACGTCGAGCGCGGGCAGATCCTGTGCAAGCCGGGCTCGGTCAAGCCGCACACCAAGTTCAAGGCCGAGGCCTATATCCTGACCAAGGAGGAGGGCGGCCGCCACACCCCGTTCTTCACCAACTATCGCCCGCAGTTCTACTTCCGCACGACGGACGTGACCGGCGTGGTGCACCTGCCCGAGGGCACGGAAATGGTGATGCCGGGCGACAACATCGCCATGGAAGTGCACCTGATCGTGCCGATCGCGATGGAAGAGAAGCTGCGCTTCGCCATCCGCGAAGGCGGACGCACCGTCGGTGCGGGTGTCGTCGCAAGCATCATCGCGTAA
- the rplD gene encoding 50S ribosomal protein L4: MKLDITTLEGGSAGSVELSDAIFGLEPRADILARMVRYQLAKRRAGTHKSKGRSEVDRTRKKIYKQKGTGGARHGAASAPQFRGGGKAFGPVVRDHAHDLPKKVRALALRHALSAKAKGSEIIIIDDAKLSEPKTKLLLGHFSKLDLSSALVIGGAEIDVNFGLAARSIPNVDVLPVQGINVYDILRRTKLVLTRSAVDALEARFK, encoded by the coding sequence ATGAAACTCGATATCACCACTCTCGAAGGCGGTTCGGCCGGTTCGGTCGAGCTTTCGGATGCGATCTTCGGCCTCGAGCCGCGCGCCGACATCCTCGCCCGCATGGTGCGCTACCAGCTCGCCAAGCGCCGCGCCGGGACGCATAAGTCCAAGGGCCGGTCGGAAGTCGACCGCACCCGCAAGAAGATCTACAAGCAGAAGGGCACCGGCGGCGCACGCCACGGCGCGGCTTCCGCCCCGCAGTTCCGCGGCGGCGGCAAGGCCTTCGGCCCGGTCGTGCGCGACCATGCCCATGACCTTCCCAAGAAGGTGAGGGCGCTGGCCCTGCGTCACGCTCTCTCGGCCAAGGCCAAGGGTTCGGAGATCATCATCATCGATGATGCCAAGCTCTCGGAGCCCAAGACCAAGCTGCTGCTCGGCCATTTCAGCAAGCTCGACCTGTCGAGCGCACTGGTGATCGGCGGCGCCGAGATCGACGTCAATTTCGGCCTGGCCGCGCGTTCGATCCCGAATGTCGACGTGCTGCCGGTCCAGGGCATCAACGTCTATGACATCCTGCGTCGCACGAAGCTCGTGCTGACCCGCTCGGCTGTCGATGCGCTGGAGGCGCGCTTCAAATGA
- the rplC gene encoding 50S ribosomal protein L3 → MRSGVIAQKVGMTRIFTDAGEHIPVTVLKLDNCQVVAHRTIEKNGYVAVQLGSGLAKVKNVSKAERGHFAVAKVEPKRKIVEFRVSDDALIPVGAELTADHFVVGQFVDVSGTTLGKGFAGGMKRWNFGGLRATHGVSVSHRSIGSTGGRQDPGKTFKNKKMPGHLGTERVTTQNLRVVQTDVERGLILVEGAVPGHAGGWIHVRDALKRALPKDAPLPGKFKTAGGDTQAPATETVEENA, encoded by the coding sequence ATGCGTTCCGGTGTGATTGCACAGAAAGTCGGGATGACCCGCATCTTCACAGATGCTGGCGAACATATCCCGGTCACCGTGCTGAAGCTCGACAACTGCCAGGTCGTCGCGCATCGCACGATCGAGAAGAACGGCTATGTCGCCGTGCAGCTCGGGTCGGGCTTGGCCAAGGTCAAGAACGTCTCGAAGGCTGAGCGCGGCCACTTCGCCGTCGCCAAGGTCGAGCCCAAGCGCAAGATCGTCGAGTTCCGCGTCAGCGACGACGCGTTGATCCCGGTCGGCGCCGAACTGACGGCGGATCATTTCGTCGTCGGCCAGTTCGTCGATGTCAGCGGCACGACGCTCGGCAAGGGCTTTGCCGGCGGCATGAAGCGCTGGAACTTCGGCGGCCTTCGCGCCACCCACGGCGTCTCGGTCTCGCATCGCTCGATCGGTTCGACCGGTGGCCGCCAGGACCCGGGCAAGACCTTCAAGAACAAGAAGATGCCCGGCCATCTCGGCACCGAGCGCGTCACCACGCAGAACCTGCGCGTCGTCCAGACGGATGTCGAGCGCGGCCTGATCCTGGTCGAGGGTGCGGTTCCCGGTCATGCCGGCGGCTGGATCCATGTGCGGGACGCGCTCAAGCGCGCCCTGCCGAAGGATGCGCCGCTGCCGGGCAAGTTCAAGACCGCTGGCGGCGACACGCAGGCTCCCGCGACCGAGACCGTTGAGGAGAACGCGTGA